One Papaver somniferum cultivar HN1 unplaced genomic scaffold, ASM357369v1 unplaced-scaffold_35, whole genome shotgun sequence DNA window includes the following coding sequences:
- the LOC113342246 gene encoding uncharacterized protein LOC113342246: protein MPWLVMGDFNCILRLDEKKGGLDPRTSAINEFSDWLDDNNLFEADSLGTKFTWTNSQSGSDRIISKLDRVVINAAWLARFENWRCYPFVVPKPKRAPFRIQKMWFSHADFLRMVNESWNMPAHGSLDFIFSYNLKRLKGVIKDSRLKQDQLRFETAALRSDEDPNDITNLNLMKDAMSKLSETRLQHNTMLKQKARNQWLVEGSSNSTFFHNSIRIRRSPNTISELVDAAGTTISDYDQIRDHVVQHYEDKFNGQELDYD from the exons ATGCCATGGCttgttatgggtgatttcaattgtatTCTTCGTCTTGATGAAAAGAAGGGAGGTCTTGATCCAAGAACTTCAGCTATCAATGAATTTTCAGATTGGTTAGATGACAATAATCTTTTTGAAGCGGATTCTTTGGGTACAAAATTCACTTGGACTAATAGCCAGTCGGGTTCTGACAGAATTATTAGTAAACTTGATCGTGTTGTTATTAATGCTGCTTGGCTTGCAAgatttgagaattggcggt GTTATCCTTTTGTTGTTCCAAAGCCTAAGAGAGCTCCTTTTCGTATTCAGAAAATGTGGTTTTCGCACGCTGATTTCCTTCGCATGGTCAATGAAAGTTGGAACATGCCTGCTCATGggtctcttgattttattttttcttataattTGAAGAGGCTTAAAGGTGTGATCAAAGATTCTCGGTTGAAGCAAGATCAATTGAGGTTTGAAACTGCTGCTCTTCGTTCGGATGAGGATCCTAATGATATTACTAATCTTAACCTTATGAAAGATGCTATGTCTAAGCTAAGTGAAACGCGTCTTCAGCATAACACGATGCTTAAACAAAAAGCTAGAAATCAATGGCTTGTGGAGGGTTCAAGCAATTCTACTTTCTTTCATAATAGCATTCGTATTCGAAGAAGTCCTAATACTATCTCTGAATTGGTAGACGCTGCTGGTACTACTATTTCAGACTATGACCAAATTCGTGATCATGTTGTGCAACATTATGAAGATAAGTTCAATGGCCAGGAGTTGGACTATGATTGA